A window from Salvia miltiorrhiza cultivar Shanhuang (shh) chromosome 2, IMPLAD_Smil_shh, whole genome shotgun sequence encodes these proteins:
- the LOC131013412 gene encoding uncharacterized protein LOC131013412 has translation MPSRETKEIRSRSLSVHTGTAADLLPRWKQPPEGRLLRFPHPLLYLSHSDHQRPPRQLQPRRPRRLPLHLPITVATAAATMGSAAAYYYTGCEHDYQPHFLDSCSLCRRPLSQNSDIFMYRGNTPFCSQECRQEQIEMDEATGKKWKMSLSSSSSSSKRSSAVRQTSDSAKESDTNKVVQRGTVAVA, from the coding sequence ATGCCAAGcagagaaacaaaagaaatccGCTCTCGCTCTCTCTCGGTTCACACAGGGACAGCCGCCGACCTTCTTCCCCGGTGGAAACAGCCGCCGGAGGGCCGCCTCCTCCGTTTCCCTCACCctcttctctatctctctcactcCGATCATCAACGGCCGCCGCGCCAACTGCAACCTCGCCGGCCACGGCGGCTGCCGCTGCACCTTCCCATCACCGTCGCCACCGCCGCTGCAACCATGGGCTCAGCCGCAGCATATTACTACACCGGATGCGAGCACGACTACCAACCGCACTTCCTCGATTCTTGCTCGCTCTGCCGCAGACCGCTCAGCCAAAACAGCGACATCTTCATGTACAGAGGGAACACGCCGTTCTGTAGCCAAGAGTGCAGACAGGAACAGATAGAGATGGATGAGGCGACGGGTAAGAAATGGAAGATGTCGTTGTCTTCCTCGTCGTCTTCGTCGAAGAGATCGAGCGCTGTGAGACAGACCTCCGATTCCGCCAAGGAATCCGACACGAATAAAGTTGTACAGAGGGGAACAGTGGCCGTGGCTTGA